Proteins encoded by one window of Streptomyces uncialis:
- a CDS encoding class I adenylate-forming enzyme family protein, with amino-acid sequence MAEQPPLGEVFLAACAEHAGRRAVVDADQELSYGQLAERVKDRARTLVDLLGPDEHRIALYAANSADYLVSYYALLIAGRLPFLVDSQFGASELQGIRDSCGVDTFLTDKAEHFPLPSGLVPVPGSRHVLARPTGPGPGVEAPEPRRTTATCRFTSGTTGAPKCLEFSHTAVHSAALNWTTGTGLGAGDRVLCLAAFTNGLAFNTSLLPVFLVGAELHVYRGLPTSSGITKALRRSAATRLVAFPLAYRLLAEAPAPDLDAFSDLRLAVSAAAVLDPAVRESFESRYRVRIADYYGIAETGPCTFERDPGYTEGLGTALPGVSLRILPREDGESEVRVRTASMATCYLNVPDGLEERLDTEGYYRTGDRGLIHQDRLYVTGRLGGPVNLAGRKVDPAEIERVVLGIDGVRDTAVFADQDARGETVLHAVVCGSLARADVVNVCRTKLAPYKVPGRITFLPAIPRSSAGKVRLTELRDLVTRTP; translated from the coding sequence GTGGCTGAGCAGCCGCCGCTGGGCGAGGTCTTCCTCGCCGCCTGCGCCGAGCACGCCGGGCGGCGGGCAGTCGTCGACGCCGACCAGGAACTGAGCTACGGTCAGCTCGCCGAGCGGGTGAAGGACCGGGCCCGCACCCTGGTGGATCTGCTCGGCCCCGACGAGCACCGGATCGCCCTGTACGCCGCCAACAGCGCCGACTATCTCGTCTCGTACTACGCCCTGCTCATCGCCGGACGCCTGCCGTTCCTCGTGGACTCCCAGTTCGGCGCCTCGGAACTCCAGGGCATCAGGGACAGCTGCGGCGTCGACACCTTCCTCACCGACAAGGCCGAGCACTTCCCGCTTCCCTCCGGCCTCGTGCCGGTGCCCGGCAGCCGCCACGTCCTGGCGCGGCCGACAGGTCCCGGCCCCGGCGTCGAGGCGCCCGAGCCCCGGCGGACCACCGCCACCTGCCGGTTCACCTCGGGCACCACCGGTGCCCCCAAGTGCCTGGAGTTCTCGCACACGGCCGTGCACAGCGCGGCACTCAACTGGACGACAGGCACCGGACTCGGCGCCGGCGACCGGGTGCTCTGCCTGGCGGCGTTCACCAACGGGCTGGCCTTCAACACCTCACTGCTGCCCGTCTTCCTCGTCGGCGCCGAACTCCACGTCTACCGCGGTCTCCCCACGTCCAGCGGCATCACGAAAGCCCTGCGCCGCTCGGCCGCCACCCGGCTGGTGGCCTTCCCGCTCGCCTACCGGCTGCTGGCCGAGGCACCTGCCCCCGACCTCGACGCGTTCTCGGACCTGCGTCTGGCCGTGTCCGCCGCCGCGGTGCTCGATCCCGCCGTCCGGGAAAGCTTCGAGTCCCGCTACCGCGTGCGGATCGCCGACTACTACGGCATCGCCGAGACCGGCCCCTGCACCTTCGAGCGGGACCCCGGATACACCGAGGGCCTCGGTACCGCACTGCCCGGTGTGTCCCTGCGGATCCTTCCGCGCGAGGACGGCGAGTCCGAGGTACGGGTGCGCACCGCGTCGATGGCCACCTGCTACCTCAACGTCCCCGACGGCCTGGAGGAACGGCTGGACACCGAGGGCTACTACCGCACCGGTGACCGTGGCCTGATCCACCAGGACCGGCTGTACGTCACCGGGCGGCTCGGCGGACCCGTCAACCTCGCCGGACGCAAGGTCGATCCCGCCGAGATCGAGCGGGTGGTGCTCGGCATCGATGGAGTGCGCGACACCGCGGTCTTCGCCGACCAGGACGCGCGGGGCGAGACCGTACTGCACGCCGTGGTCTGCGGCAGCCTCGCCCGCGCCGATGTCGTCAACGTCTGCCGGACGAAGCTCGCGCCGTACAAGGTGCCCGGCCGGATCACCTTTCTGCCGGCCATCCCCAGGTCGTCCGCCGGCAAGGTCCGGCTGACCGAACTGCGCGATCTCGTCACCCGAACGCCGTAG
- a CDS encoding phosphopantetheine-binding protein — protein MTDEGIDTGLREQIEKLVEVATGRVVTVADLRAADGSLDMAGVNSIGYINLMEALAQRFDAVIDPEADPQHLMSVDSIARFVRAHA, from the coding sequence ATGACCGACGAAGGCATCGACACCGGTCTGCGCGAACAGATCGAGAAACTTGTGGAAGTGGCCACCGGACGGGTGGTGACCGTCGCCGACCTGCGGGCAGCGGACGGATCGCTGGACATGGCCGGAGTCAACTCCATCGGCTACATCAACCTCATGGAGGCGCTGGCACAGCGCTTCGACGCGGTCATCGACCCCGAGGCCGACCCCCAGCACCTCATGTCCGTCGACTCCATCGCGCGGTTCGTCCGCGCCCACGCCTGA
- a CDS encoding 4-hydroxy-tetrahydrodipicolinate reductase, translated as MTIPTVVCGRDGRMANLIADAVERAPGMRLTARHTVRGAATGPVPVVADLADLPGTRPVVVDFTAREATATLLRQALTTPCPLVIGTSGLGEAEYALAAEAARGRAVVIAANFSLALLALARFVRNLSEQVDESWDAGVVDVHFAGKRDRPSNTARFLADQWRPGQPGRREPEIGAFRMGDAVSEHRVLAAGAGEHIEVLHRVADRAAFLPGILRAVRFAADAPTGVYSLEDVACSAAPG; from the coding sequence GTGACGATTCCCACCGTGGTCTGCGGACGCGACGGCCGTATGGCGAACCTGATCGCCGACGCGGTCGAGCGCGCTCCCGGAATGCGCCTCACGGCCCGGCACACCGTCCGGGGCGCCGCCACCGGCCCGGTGCCGGTGGTCGCCGACCTCGCCGACCTGCCCGGGACGCGGCCGGTCGTGGTGGACTTCACGGCACGCGAGGCCACCGCCACGCTGCTGCGGCAGGCGCTCACCACCCCCTGTCCCCTGGTCATCGGCACCAGTGGTCTCGGCGAGGCCGAGTACGCGCTGGCCGCCGAGGCGGCTCGCGGCCGTGCCGTGGTCATCGCCGCCAACTTCAGCCTCGCGCTGCTGGCCCTGGCCCGGTTCGTACGGAATCTCTCCGAACAGGTCGACGAGAGCTGGGACGCGGGCGTCGTGGACGTCCACTTCGCGGGCAAGCGCGACCGTCCCAGCAACACCGCCCGTTTTCTCGCCGACCAGTGGCGCCCGGGACAGCCGGGCCGCCGGGAGCCCGAGATCGGCGCGTTCCGGATGGGCGACGCCGTCAGCGAACACCGGGTGCTGGCCGCGGGCGCCGGAGAACACATCGAGGTACTGCACCGCGTCGCCGACCGGGCGGCGTTCCTGCCGGGCATCCTGCGCGCGGTGCGGTTCGCCGCCGACGCGCCGACCGGGGTGTACTCCCTGGAGGATGTCGCGTGCTCGGCCGCGCCCGGGTGA
- a CDS encoding non-ribosomal peptide synthetase: MTGTPHQPFTHLGQLLDRQAELRPDAAALHAPGREPTGYRRLRDRVASTGAALAALGVGRGSRVALVLPNGPDLALAFLAVAAHATAAPLNPAYREQEFAFYLDDMGADALLVEEGSDSAAIAVAKDRGIRIVELAPDASGPAGTFGLRSSAEAVPAPRTGWAAPDETALLLHTSGTTAQPKLVPLTHANLGAAAGNTRAAFALGANDLCLSVMPLFHAHGLTSTLIAALAGGGGIVCTPGFSDTLFFDWLSEFRPTWYTAVPTMHQALLAVAGEHAAELASSALRFIRSASAPLPGPVLNALEDVFRAPVIEAYGMTEAGSLVTSNPLPPGNRKLRSVGIPVGEPVTVLDKAGRPLGPGQSGEIAIRGANVTAGYEHNPEANRVAFSDGWFRTGDEGRLDEDGYLYIVGRSKEIINRGGSKVSPAEVDDVLTGHPAVKIAVAFGLPHPTLGEDLAVAIVPHTGTTVTEREIREFAAERVADHKVPSRVFLMAEVPKSPAGKVQRLKLAEIVATATAGPTREPRGPLERRIAALWAEVLERDRVAPDENFFDLGGNSLLLARLSARLHDTLGRELPVVVLTMYPTVSSLAAHLAGDGNAEVTPEITGSRKEGAADRGKDRLLRKRGLRKRTVTEESN, encoded by the coding sequence ATGACCGGTACACCGCATCAGCCCTTCACCCATCTCGGGCAGCTGCTCGACCGCCAGGCGGAGCTGCGCCCCGATGCCGCCGCCCTCCACGCGCCGGGGCGGGAGCCGACCGGCTACCGACGGCTGCGGGACCGCGTCGCATCGACCGGCGCGGCCCTGGCCGCTCTCGGCGTGGGCCGCGGCAGCCGGGTCGCCCTCGTCCTGCCCAACGGCCCCGACCTGGCGCTCGCGTTCCTCGCGGTGGCCGCCCACGCCACCGCCGCCCCGCTCAACCCGGCCTACCGGGAGCAGGAGTTCGCGTTCTACCTCGACGACATGGGCGCGGACGCGCTGCTCGTCGAGGAGGGCAGCGACTCGGCGGCGATCGCCGTGGCCAAGGACCGCGGCATCCGGATCGTCGAGCTCGCACCCGACGCTTCCGGCCCGGCCGGTACCTTCGGCCTGCGCTCCTCGGCCGAAGCGGTGCCCGCCCCCCGCACCGGATGGGCGGCACCGGACGAGACCGCGCTCCTGCTGCACACGTCGGGCACCACGGCACAGCCCAAACTCGTCCCCCTCACCCATGCCAACCTGGGCGCGGCGGCCGGCAACACCCGGGCGGCCTTCGCCCTCGGCGCCAACGACCTGTGCCTGAGCGTCATGCCGCTGTTCCACGCGCACGGCCTGACCAGCACCCTGATCGCCGCGCTGGCCGGCGGCGGCGGCATCGTGTGCACCCCCGGTTTCTCCGACACCCTCTTCTTCGACTGGCTCAGCGAGTTCCGGCCCACCTGGTACACCGCCGTGCCCACCATGCACCAGGCGCTGTTGGCGGTGGCGGGTGAGCACGCCGCCGAACTCGCCTCCAGCGCCCTGCGGTTCATCCGCTCCGCGTCGGCCCCGCTGCCGGGCCCCGTCCTGAACGCGCTGGAGGACGTCTTCCGGGCGCCGGTCATCGAGGCGTACGGGATGACCGAGGCCGGCTCGCTGGTCACCAGCAACCCCCTGCCCCCGGGCAACCGCAAACTCCGTTCCGTGGGAATCCCGGTCGGCGAACCCGTCACCGTACTGGACAAGGCCGGACGTCCGCTCGGCCCCGGGCAGTCGGGCGAGATCGCCATCCGGGGTGCGAATGTGACAGCCGGCTACGAGCACAACCCGGAGGCCAACCGGGTGGCCTTCTCCGACGGCTGGTTCCGCACCGGCGACGAGGGCCGGCTCGACGAGGACGGCTACCTCTACATCGTCGGGCGCAGCAAGGAGATCATCAACCGGGGCGGCTCCAAGGTGTCCCCGGCCGAGGTCGACGACGTACTCACGGGCCACCCCGCCGTCAAGATCGCGGTGGCGTTCGGGTTGCCGCACCCCACGCTCGGCGAGGACCTCGCCGTGGCGATCGTGCCCCACACCGGGACAACCGTCACCGAGCGTGAGATCCGCGAGTTCGCCGCGGAGCGCGTCGCCGACCACAAGGTCCCCAGCCGGGTGTTCCTCATGGCCGAGGTCCCCAAGAGCCCGGCCGGCAAGGTGCAGCGGCTCAAGCTCGCCGAGATCGTCGCCACGGCCACCGCCGGGCCGACGCGGGAGCCGCGAGGTCCCCTGGAGCGGCGGATCGCCGCACTGTGGGCCGAGGTGCTGGAGCGCGACCGGGTCGCCCCGGACGAGAACTTCTTCGACCTCGGTGGCAACTCCCTGCTGCTCGCCAGGCTCTCGGCCAGGCTGCACGACACCTTGGGCCGCGAACTGCCTGTGGTGGTCCTGACGATGTACCCCACCGTCAGCTCGCTCGCCGCTCATCTGGCCGGCGACGGCAACGCCGAGGTGACGCCCGAGATCACCGGGTCCCGCAAGGAAGGAGCGGCGGACCGCGGCAAGGACCGGCTGCTGCGCAAGCGCGGCCTCAGGAAGCGGACCGTGACCGAGGAGAGCAACTGA
- a CDS encoding type I polyketide synthase, whose product MEHTVAAHDPEASAAPPATPPRGARAHDTSGPDGSEARGPVEDGGTLTGLEIAVIGLSCRFPGAPDAAAFWRNLSSGTESITVFTPEELAAAGVPQEQIDDPDYVPAQGVLEDAELFDAEFFGFNPKEAGLLDPQHRVLLECAWAALEDAGYDPKSVPGPVGVYAGSYYGSYLARLAADADPTDAAEEFARNLANEKDYLATRIAYKFGLTGPALTVQTACSTSLVAVHLACQSLLSGDCDTALAGGATVRARQAGYVFQPGGIFSSDGHCRPFDAAAEGTVASNGAGVVVLKRLEDALADGDPIRAVIKGSAVGNDGAERVGFTAPGAAGQARIIAAALETAGTDPATVGYVETHGSGTPVGDPIEIEALVRVFRRGGAARGGCAIGAVKGNIGHTHVASGIAGLIKTVLALEHRQIPPSLHFDKPNPDIDFDATPFYVNTRLAPWRDDHGPRRAGVSSFGMGGTGAHVVLEEASSYTAGGVSPAGTGAQAADGGRPQLLVLSARTPVALDEATDRLADRLETATDLPLPAVAHTLQSGRRAFPHRRFLVAGSLPEAAAALRAHDPRSLRGGHHEGPAPSVAFLLPGLGEQRPGMGRELYDQEPVFRAAVDRCAEILRPHLGLDLRTLIHPAPEPATAADGRPDLRRLLGRGATGGATPRTELDRTLYAQPAVFVLEYALGLLWQSWGVRPDALIGYSIGEYAAACLAGVLSLDDALLLVASRARLIEELPGGAMLAVPLSERRVRSLLGEGLSLAAVNGAELCVVAGETERIDALAERLTGEDIAVRALRTSHAFHSHMMQPAVERFTELVAGIRLAPPRIPYVSNVTGDWITPDQATDPVFWGRHLRHPVRFADGVARLWGDTGRLLLEIGPGQSLSSLALQARPAGQDEARRPAAFASLPGEYDRQSEEGFLLSTAGKLWSAGVDLDWPALRGGGAPKVSLPAYPFERRRHWVDPGPARWTGTPAPSLVKKPDITDWFQVPVWEPLPPHPTGARSGEQTETGADWLLFLDDHGTGDSLAEGLTAAGHRVTTVRAGARWRQVSDGAYEIAPGDGEDYRRLAADLDARGRFPGHLVHLWTVGPRLPLGITLERGFSSLLRLNHATAGRDGAATLDIAVVTSNAHAAPGTGDLAPEKATVLGPCLVLPLEQPQTACRAIDITLPEGQAGAERLLAELLRPSGRTLTVLRGRERWAPGHRPVRLTADDSAAGRPRPGGVHLITGGFGGVGLTLARHLARTPGTRLVLVGRSPLPPRETWDDWLAERPADDPAAQRVLAVRELEALGAEVLPVAADVTDEARMRAVADEVVRRFGAVHGLVHAAGVPAMGLAQLKDVDTALRVLAPKVAGGLVIDALSRELKPEYTVLCSSTLALTGGVGQVDYVAANAFLDVLAHSGDRAGSPRIVSVNWDGWQDVGMAARLIGEPRTGGGRTGPVDHPLIDECLADDDNRAVYAVSLSTATSWLIDEHRMAGSAVVPGTGHLELVRAAHEHQRGGTGVELREVTFLSPVVVGEDRHHELRVVLDKAERPMRFSVVSRVVPDAPGADGDGWHVHVTGEVGPLDDPGPARRHDVAALIADAGMRDLGAVEHTGPMGFGPRSHCLRRVYLGEREALAELELPEEFADDLQHIRLHPSLLDLAAGFHGMNLAREFRIPLSYGRLRLLSPLPRRIFSHHRFHGPDEAGKEVFTADFRLLDADGREVAVIEDFVLKRVADLTTRIGALRDGTSAEVAPYRFPPAARSSLANSAAGGLRDHLDQGIRPEEGVEALLRVLGSDVGPQVVVVTKDLDAVRADILGTSAGTAAPAAGADIGAAHPRPHVGTAYAAPADSVQARLAALWAELLGLREIGIHDDFFELGGHSLLGLQLVARVRRAFGVDIPLSTLFEALTVAEFADVLRPQLGESPHQPIQMSPAEKELSQ is encoded by the coding sequence ATGGAGCACACCGTGGCCGCGCACGACCCTGAGGCTTCGGCCGCCCCGCCCGCGACGCCTCCGCGGGGCGCGCGCGCACACGACACGAGCGGACCGGACGGCTCCGAAGCACGCGGGCCCGTCGAGGACGGGGGCACCCTGACCGGTCTGGAGATCGCCGTCATCGGTCTGTCGTGCCGCTTCCCCGGGGCACCCGACGCCGCGGCCTTCTGGCGCAACCTCAGTTCGGGCACCGAGTCCATCACCGTGTTCACCCCTGAGGAGTTGGCGGCAGCCGGCGTCCCCCAGGAGCAGATCGACGACCCCGACTACGTACCCGCGCAAGGGGTACTGGAGGATGCCGAGCTGTTCGACGCGGAGTTCTTCGGGTTCAACCCGAAGGAGGCCGGACTTCTGGACCCCCAGCACCGGGTGCTGCTCGAATGCGCCTGGGCGGCCCTGGAGGACGCCGGGTACGACCCCAAGTCGGTGCCGGGTCCGGTCGGCGTCTACGCGGGCTCCTACTACGGCAGTTATCTCGCCCGGCTCGCCGCGGACGCCGACCCCACCGACGCGGCCGAGGAGTTCGCCCGCAACCTGGCCAACGAGAAGGACTACCTCGCGACGCGGATCGCCTACAAGTTCGGTCTCACCGGCCCCGCCCTCACGGTCCAGACCGCCTGCTCGACCTCGCTCGTCGCCGTTCACCTCGCCTGCCAGTCGCTGCTCAGCGGCGACTGCGACACGGCACTGGCGGGCGGCGCGACCGTCCGTGCCCGGCAGGCCGGCTATGTCTTCCAGCCCGGCGGCATCTTCTCCTCCGACGGGCACTGCCGCCCGTTCGACGCCGCGGCGGAGGGCACCGTCGCCTCCAACGGCGCCGGTGTGGTCGTCCTCAAGCGTCTGGAGGACGCTCTCGCCGACGGCGATCCGATCCGCGCCGTCATCAAGGGCTCGGCCGTGGGCAACGACGGTGCCGAGCGGGTCGGGTTCACCGCGCCCGGCGCGGCAGGCCAGGCCCGCATCATCGCCGCCGCGCTGGAGACCGCCGGGACCGACCCGGCCACCGTCGGTTACGTCGAGACCCACGGCAGTGGCACGCCTGTCGGCGACCCGATCGAGATCGAGGCCCTCGTCCGGGTCTTCCGCCGGGGCGGCGCGGCCCGTGGCGGCTGCGCGATCGGCGCGGTCAAGGGCAACATCGGGCACACCCATGTGGCCTCCGGCATCGCGGGACTCATCAAGACGGTCCTCGCGCTGGAGCACCGGCAGATCCCGCCCAGCCTGCATTTCGACAAGCCCAACCCGGACATCGACTTCGACGCGACCCCGTTCTACGTCAACACCCGTCTCGCCCCGTGGCGCGACGACCACGGGCCGCGCAGGGCGGGCGTCAGCTCCTTCGGTATGGGTGGCACCGGCGCCCACGTGGTCCTGGAGGAGGCGTCCTCGTACACGGCGGGCGGCGTCTCCCCGGCGGGGACCGGAGCTCAGGCGGCCGACGGGGGCCGACCGCAGCTCCTCGTGCTGTCCGCCCGCACCCCGGTCGCCCTGGACGAGGCCACCGACCGGCTCGCGGACCGTCTGGAGACCGCCACCGACCTCCCGCTCCCCGCCGTCGCGCACACGTTGCAGAGCGGACGCCGGGCCTTCCCCCACCGCCGCTTCCTCGTCGCCGGAAGTCTGCCGGAGGCCGCTGCCGCGCTGCGCGCCCACGATCCCCGTAGCCTGCGCGGCGGCCACCACGAGGGCCCGGCACCCTCGGTCGCCTTCCTGCTGCCCGGCCTCGGTGAGCAACGCCCCGGCATGGGGCGCGAACTCTACGACCAGGAGCCGGTCTTCCGGGCCGCCGTCGACCGCTGCGCCGAGATCCTGCGCCCCCACCTGGGGCTCGACCTGCGCACCCTGATCCATCCGGCGCCCGAGCCCGCGACCGCCGCCGACGGCCGCCCCGACCTGCGCCGACTGCTGGGCCGGGGCGCCACGGGCGGCGCCACCCCGCGCACCGAACTCGACCGCACGCTCTACGCGCAGCCGGCCGTCTTCGTCCTGGAGTACGCCCTCGGCCTCCTGTGGCAGTCCTGGGGAGTACGGCCCGACGCGCTGATCGGGTACAGCATCGGCGAGTACGCGGCCGCCTGTCTGGCCGGGGTGCTCTCCCTCGACGACGCCCTGTTGCTCGTCGCGTCCCGGGCCCGTCTCATCGAGGAGCTGCCCGGCGGCGCCATGCTCGCGGTGCCCCTGTCCGAGCGGCGGGTGCGCTCCCTGCTCGGCGAGGGCCTGTCGCTCGCGGCCGTCAACGGTGCCGAGCTGTGTGTCGTCGCCGGGGAGACCGAGCGGATCGACGCGCTGGCGGAACGGCTCACCGGTGAGGACATCGCCGTCCGCGCACTGCGCACCTCCCACGCGTTCCACTCGCACATGATGCAACCGGCCGTCGAACGGTTCACCGAACTCGTCGCCGGTATCCGGCTCGCCCCGCCCCGCATCCCCTACGTCTCGAACGTCACCGGCGACTGGATCACCCCGGACCAGGCCACCGACCCCGTCTTCTGGGGCCGCCATCTGCGCCACCCGGTGCGCTTCGCGGACGGCGTCGCCCGGCTGTGGGGCGATACGGGGCGGCTCCTGCTGGAGATCGGTCCCGGGCAGTCCCTGAGCAGCCTCGCCCTCCAGGCCCGGCCCGCGGGCCAGGACGAAGCCCGTCGGCCCGCGGCCTTCGCCTCGCTGCCCGGCGAGTACGACCGGCAGAGCGAGGAGGGCTTCCTGCTCTCCACCGCCGGCAAGCTCTGGTCGGCGGGCGTCGACCTGGACTGGCCGGCTCTGCGCGGCGGCGGCGCTCCGAAGGTGTCGCTGCCGGCCTACCCGTTCGAACGCCGCAGGCACTGGGTCGATCCCGGACCGGCGCGGTGGACCGGGACACCCGCGCCGTCCCTGGTGAAGAAGCCGGACATCACCGACTGGTTCCAGGTGCCCGTCTGGGAACCGCTGCCCCCGCACCCCACAGGGGCCCGCTCCGGCGAACAGACGGAGACAGGAGCCGACTGGCTGCTCTTCCTCGACGACCACGGCACGGGCGACTCGCTCGCCGAGGGACTCACCGCGGCGGGCCACCGGGTCACGACCGTGCGGGCGGGCGCCAGATGGCGGCAGGTGTCGGACGGCGCGTACGAGATCGCCCCGGGCGACGGCGAGGACTACCGGCGCCTGGCAGCCGACCTGGACGCACGCGGCAGATTCCCCGGGCACCTGGTCCACCTGTGGACGGTCGGGCCACGCCTGCCGCTCGGCATCACGCTGGAACGCGGGTTCTCCAGCCTGCTGCGGCTCAACCACGCGACGGCGGGCCGCGACGGCGCGGCGACCCTGGACATCGCCGTGGTCACCAGCAACGCTCACGCGGCGCCCGGCACCGGGGATCTCGCACCGGAGAAGGCCACCGTCCTCGGTCCGTGCCTGGTGTTGCCGCTGGAGCAGCCGCAGACCGCGTGCCGTGCCATCGACATCACGCTGCCCGAGGGGCAGGCCGGCGCCGAACGCCTCCTCGCCGAGCTGCTGCGTCCGTCCGGACGCACGCTGACCGTGCTGCGCGGCCGCGAGCGCTGGGCCCCCGGCCACCGACCGGTCCGGCTGACCGCCGACGACTCCGCGGCGGGCCGTCCCCGTCCCGGCGGCGTCCACCTGATCACCGGTGGCTTCGGCGGGGTGGGCCTGACCCTTGCCCGCCACCTGGCACGGACCCCGGGCACCCGGCTCGTGCTCGTCGGCCGCAGCCCCCTGCCGCCTCGCGAGACCTGGGACGACTGGCTCGCCGAACGCCCCGCCGACGACCCTGCCGCACAGCGTGTCCTCGCCGTACGCGAACTGGAGGCGCTGGGAGCGGAGGTGCTCCCCGTCGCGGCCGACGTCACCGACGAGGCCCGGATGCGGGCGGTCGCCGACGAGGTGGTCCGCAGGTTCGGCGCGGTCCACGGCCTGGTGCATGCCGCAGGCGTACCCGCCATGGGTCTCGCCCAGCTCAAGGACGTGGACACGGCGCTGCGCGTGCTCGCCCCCAAGGTGGCGGGCGGACTCGTCATCGACGCCCTCTCCCGGGAACTGAAACCGGAATACACCGTGCTGTGCTCCTCCACGCTGGCGCTGACCGGCGGTGTCGGTCAGGTCGACTACGTCGCGGCCAACGCCTTCCTCGACGTCCTCGCCCACAGCGGCGACCGGGCCGGAAGCCCACGGATCGTGTCCGTCAACTGGGACGGCTGGCAGGACGTGGGTATGGCGGCCCGCCTGATCGGCGAGCCCCGCACGGGTGGCGGTCGCACCGGTCCGGTCGACCATCCGCTGATCGACGAGTGCCTGGCCGACGACGACAACCGGGCGGTCTACGCCGTCTCCCTGTCCACCGCCACTTCCTGGCTGATCGACGAGCACCGCATGGCGGGCAGCGCCGTCGTGCCGGGCACCGGTCACCTGGAACTGGTCAGGGCCGCCCACGAGCACCAGCGCGGCGGCACCGGTGTGGAGCTGCGCGAGGTCACCTTCCTCTCGCCGGTCGTCGTCGGCGAGGACCGGCACCACGAGTTGCGGGTGGTCCTGGACAAGGCCGAGCGGCCGATGCGGTTCTCCGTGGTGAGCCGCGTCGTTCCGGACGCCCCGGGAGCCGACGGCGACGGGTGGCACGTCCATGTGACCGGCGAGGTCGGACCGCTCGACGACCCGGGGCCCGCGCGGCGGCACGATGTGGCCGCGCTGATCGCGGACGCGGGCATGCGGGACCTCGGCGCCGTCGAGCACACCGGACCGATGGGGTTCGGGCCCCGCTCGCACTGCCTGCGCCGGGTGTACCTGGGAGAGCGGGAGGCACTCGCCGAACTCGAACTGCCCGAGGAGTTCGCCGACGACCTCCAGCACATCAGGCTGCACCCCTCGCTGCTGGACCTGGCCGCCGGTTTCCACGGTATGAACCTGGCCCGCGAGTTCCGTATCCCGCTCTCCTACGGGCGGCTGCGCCTCCTCTCCCCGCTGCCTCGCCGGATCTTCAGCCACCATCGCTTCCACGGGCCCGACGAAGCGGGCAAGGAGGTCTTCACCGCGGACTTCAGGCTGCTCGACGCGGACGGCCGGGAGGTCGCCGTCATCGAGGACTTCGTCCTCAAACGCGTCGCCGACCTGACCACCCGGATCGGCGCGCTGCGCGACGGCACCTCGGCCGAGGTCGCCCCGTACCGCTTCCCGCCGGCGGCCCGCTCCTCCCTGGCCAACAGCGCGGCGGGCGGTCTGCGGGACCACCTCGACCAGGGCATCCGGCCCGAGGAGGGGGTCGAGGCGCTGCTGCGCGTGCTCGGCTCCGACGTGGGGCCCCAGGTCGTCGTGGTCACCAAGGACCTGGACGCCGTCCGCGCGGACATCCTGGGTACCAGCGCCGGCACAGCGGCCCCGGCGGCCGGAGCGGACATCGGGGCGGCGCACCCGCGGCCCCATGTAGGCACCGCCTACGCGGCGCCCGCCGACTCCGTGCAGGCACGACTCGCCGCGCTCTGGGCGGAGTTGCTCGGACTTCGCGAGATCGGGATACACGA